Proteins encoded by one window of Salvia splendens isolate huo1 chromosome 7, SspV2, whole genome shotgun sequence:
- the LOC121810267 gene encoding LOW QUALITY PROTEIN: protein DETOXIFICATION 56-like (The sequence of the model RefSeq protein was modified relative to this genomic sequence to represent the inferred CDS: deleted 2 bases in 2 codons) produces the protein MEQQKQLSPETHNLEKELRTQWRITIPLVAMNFTWFAKTAITTAFLGRLGELPLAGATLGFTFANVTGFSLLNGLCGAMEPICGQAFGANNFRLLHKTLLMSTTLLLSVSVPIAFLWLHVDLILIYFGQHRDLAAVSRRYLIFLIPDLVVISFLCPLKAYLSTQNVTVPIMLSSATAAAIHIPATLVLGRARGLEGIAMAVWISDVVVAILLAIYLILWERRKGGNWKEGGWLEQSGAEWLRLLKLSGPCCLTTCLEWWCYEIVVLLTGRLPSAQRSVGVLAIVLNFDYLLFSVMLSLATCASVRVSNELGAGRPRAARLAARVCLCVGAGAGVVGAAAMVGAAGEWGKLFSGERGVVRVVGRMMMVMAAVEVVNFPLAVCGGVVRGTARPWVGMYANVCGFYVIGLPLGVVLAFKVGMGLGGLLGGLFGGVVVCLVLLFVFIARIDWDDESRKALIMQDLVDDDDEDHNHIPIPIPS, from the exons ATGGAGCAACAAAAACAGCTCTCGCCGGAAACTCACAATCTGGAGAAGGAGCTGAGAACGCAATGGCGGATCACCATCCCCTTGGTGGCCATGAACTTCACATGGTTCGCCAAAACCGCCATCACCACCGCCTTCCTCGGGCGCCTCGGCGAGCTCCCCCTCGCTGGCGCCACCCTCGGCTTCACCTTCGCCAACGTCACCGGCTTCTCCCTCCTCAACGGCCTCTGCGGCGCCATGGAGCCTATCTGCGGCCAAGCCTTCGGCGCCAACAACTTCCGCCTCCTCCATAAGACTCTCCTCATGTCCACCACTCTCCTCCTATCCGTCTCCGTCCCCATCGCCTTCCTCTGGCTCCACGTCGACCTCATTCTAATCTACTTCGGCCAGCACAGAGATCTCGCTGCCGTCTCCCGCCGCTACCTCATTTTCCTCATCCCCGATTTGGTCGTAATCTCATTTCTCTGCCCCCTTAAAGCCTATCTCAGCACTCAGAACGTCACCGTCCCGATCATGCTGAGCTCCGCCACCGCAGCCGCAATCCACATCCCGGCCACTCTGGTCCTCGGCCGCGCGAGGGGGCTGGAGGGGATTGCAATGGCAGTGTGGATTAGTGATGTGGTGGTGGCGATTTTACTCGCGATATATCTTATTTTGTGGGAAAGGCGAAAAGGGGGGAATTGGAAGGAAGGGGGATGGCTGGAGCAAAGTGGGGCAGAGTGGCTAAGGCTGCTGAAACTCAGTGGGCCCTGCTGCCTCACCACCTGCCTCGAGTGGTGGTGCTACGAGATCGTGGTCCTCCTCACGGGCCGCCTACCCAGCGCGCAGCGCTCGGTAGGCGTCTTAGCGATAGTGCTCAACTTCGACTACTTGCTCTTCTCCGTCATGCTCTCCCTGGCCACGTGCGCGTCCGTGCGCGTGTCGAACGAGCTGGGGGCGGGGCGCCCGAGGGCGGCCCGCCTCGCAGCACGGGTGTGCTTGTGCGTGGGGGCAGGGGCAGGGGTGGTGGGCGCA GCAGCGATGGTGGGGGCGGCGGGGGAGTGGGGGAAGCTGTTCAGCGGGGAGAGAGGGGTGGTGAGGGTGGTGGGGAGGATGATGATGGTGATGgca gcggtggaggtggtgaATTTTCCGTTGGCGGTGTGTGGTGGGGTGGTGAGGGGGACGGCGAGGCCGTGGGTGGGGATGTATGCGAATGTGTGTGGGTTCTATGTGATAGGGCTGCCGTTGGGGGTGGTGTTGGCGTTCAAGGTGGGGATGGGATTGGGGGGGCTGTTGGGTGGGCTTTTTGGGGGAGTTGTGGTTTGTTTGGTTTTGTTGTTTGTGTTTATTGCCAGAATTGATTGGGATGACGAATCTCGCAAGGCGCTAATCATGCAGGATTtggttgatgatgatgacgaggaTCATAATCATATTCCTATTCCTATTCCTTCATGA